In Spodoptera frugiperda isolate SF20-4 chromosome 1, AGI-APGP_CSIRO_Sfru_2.0, whole genome shotgun sequence, the following are encoded in one genomic region:
- the LOC118279111 gene encoding uncharacterized protein LOC118279111, which produces MSTQPLIANELLAFIQHAIDTMDEVSILQICKSNFKEEDISSGKRLLFQCLGKLEEMPARRRDGTEKSVQDIITLLKVTDPDDVPAFVAKDLHKLPPVTFDHVDVTRLLKDIISLKTSLAEVQSKLMSSENTIGELRAELLALRNTVVVSGSPTLCTDDANTCRGAANASISSLESAKAQASPRAGAAVSHSAERLAPPAQATTRVSTSTPKRAYADIAAKGGKQVQQGEKPHADLHQEVPKKNQNDKEGFTLVERKKKRKPTCRNQCGTALTGHNHLLRPAVPATLLYVSRLHDSTKVEEIVEFIKIKAKLHLKVEQLHSQHRVDFKSFVVRVPTEHLSTFMKEEFWPRGVVYRRFRGRLPDTARHTTPSLRVT; this is translated from the coding sequence ATGAGTACCCAACCACTCATAGCCAATGAGTTGCTGGCATTTATTCAGCATGCCATCGACACGATGGATGAGGTTAGCATCTTGCAAATCTGCAAATCTAACTTCAAGGAGGAAGACATAAGTAGCGGCAAAAGGTTGCTATTCCAATGTCTTGGAAAGCTGGAAGAGATGCCAGCTCGCCGAAGAGACGGGACGGAGAAAAGTGTGCAAGACATTATCACCTTGCTGAAGGTGACAGATCCCGACGACGTGCCTGCATTCGTGGCAAAGGACCTGCACAAGCTGCCCCCTGTCACCTTTGATCACGTCGACGTTACCAGGTTGCTCAAGGACATTATATCCTTGAAGACAAGCCTGGCTGAGGTACAGTCGAAGCTGATGTCATCCGAAAATACCATCGGAGAACTCCGTGCGGAATTATTGGCATTACGCAACACTGTCGTTGTAAGTGGGTCACCAACACTGTGCACCGACGACGCAAACACATGCCGCGGTGCAGCTAATGCATCGATCAGCAGTTTGGAGTCGGCGAAGGCGCAGGCATCGCCACGTGCGGGCGCTGCAGTGAGTCACTCCGCCGAACGGCTAGCGCCTCCGGCGCAGGCTACGACACGTGTAAGTACGTCGACCCCCAAACGTGCTTACGCTGACATCGCTGCAAAAGGGGGTAAGCAGGTTCAACAGGGCGAAAAGCCTCACGCGGATCTGCATCAGGAGGTTCCTAAAAAGAACCAGAATGACAAGGAAGGCTTTACCCTTGtcgaaagaaagaagaagaggAAGCCTACTTGCCGCAATCAGTGCGGTACCGCATTGACAGGACACAACCATCTGCTGCGTCCTGCTGTACCAGCGACGCTGCTCTACGTGTCCCGTCTGCATGACTCTACAAAGGTGGAGGAGATTGTGGAGTTCATCAAGATAAAGGCAAAGCTTCATCTGAAGGTCGAGCAGCTGCACTCTCAACACAGAGTGGACTTCAAGTCCTTTGTAGTCAGGGTGCCGACTGAACATCTGTCGACCTTCATGAAAGAGGAGTTTTGGCCGCGAGGAGTAGTCTACCGACGGTTCCGAGGTCGGCTACCGGACActgcgcgacacacgacgccgtCTCTTCGTGTGACCtag